A region of the Aliidongia dinghuensis genome:
CCATGGGCGCCGGCTGGCGACCATCTTCAATTGCGCGTGAAGAACCCCTGGCGCGCCGCGGCTTGGCGGAGCGCGTCGTAGCCGTCGAGGTGGGGCACCAGCCATCGCTTGAGCCCCTCGGCCTCGAGCACGGCCCGGTGATCGGGATTGTCGTAGCTCATCTGCGAGAGGGCCTGCGCGAAGCGCTGTTCCAGGGATCGATCGAGATCCGGTCGCGCCGTGAACATGCAGTGGTTGTAGGGCTCGGAGGTCCAGATCTCGACCAGGGCGCCCTCGGGCACCAGCCGGCCGCTCTGTAGCGCCTGCCAGAACGGGCTGCCGATGGCACCCGCGTCGGCGCTGCCGTCAAGCACCGCGCGGATCACCTCCGCCTCGCTGGCTCCGGTATCGCCATGCTTGCCCAGATCGCTGTTGAAGCGGAGCGTGCGATAGGTGCGGCCCTCGATGAGGCCTGCGCGCTCGAGGAAGTGAACCGGCAGAATGGCGGCATGGCCGCTGTCGCGGCTGCCGAGTGCCAGCGTGCGGTTCTCGAGGTCGGCAAGCGACGACACCGGCCCGCCGGCGACGGCGACGATCTTGGTCATCCAGCCGAGATCGGTGTCGCGCATCGCGACCGGGCGGCAGCGGCGCTCGCTCCATGCCTCGGCCTGCAGATAGGCGAGATTCGTGTTCCAGGCGATGTCGATACGAGGCGCCGGCGCGACGGGCTCAGCCAAGAGCGCCCCCACCTGCGCTTCGTAGCTCTGGAACAGGACGACCTCGACCGGGAGCCGCGCCTCCTCGTGAAAGTAGCGCCGCATTCCCTCCCAGATCGTGACCACCTTTGGATCGTAAGCGACGGCCCCCACCCAGATCGTTCGCGTCATGGCTCGCTTCCCGCTGGCTCGAATCAAATAGTAAGAGCACTCAGAAGAGCGGCATGCCCAGAAGCGCCTTCGCGATGAACTCGCGCAGCACGTCCCCGGTCGGCGCCATCACCGCGCCGGCATGGGCATCCCGGAACAGTCGTTCGATGCTCATGTGCTTCGAGAAGGCGGCGCCGCCGCAGACGCGCATCGCGGTGGAGGTGACGCTGATCGCCGCGTCGCCGGCCGCCGCCTTGCATTCGAGCACGCGCAGCATCGTGTCGTCCCGCGGCCGCTCCAGGTGATCCACGACACCGTCGATGCGCGCGGCGAGGCCGGCGGTCTCGATCTGCATCGCCGCCAACTGGGCGCGGAGCGTCGGCAGGCTCTCGCCGAGGCTCTGCCCCAGATGCTCGAACCGGGCGGTCTTCAGATGGTTGGTGGTGCCAGAGACAGTCGCGCGGCAGAGGCCCAAGGCAACGGCCGCGCTGCCGAGATTGAACAGCGGCAGCACGACCTGAAGCATCGCCTGGAAGCCCGCGCCGTCTTCCGTCAGCTGATGCTCCGGTGCGACCGTGCAGTCCTCGAGCGCCATGGGCGCCGAGGCATTGGCGCGCAAGCCGAGACCATCCCAGGGCCCCGCGACCGTGAGGCCGGGAGCGTCCGCGGGAACCAGGTAGAGCGTCGACTGGGTGGGGTCCTGCCCTTCGGGCGCCAGCGAGGAGACGACGTAGCTCTGGGCCTGGCCGGCACTCGTCACCCACGATTTTCGCGCGGTGAGATGAACCCCTGCGGCGTTCCGTCGGGCGCGCGAGATCGGGGCCCAGAAGTGACTGCGAGACCCGGCCTCGCTGAAGGCCAGGGTGGAGAGATGCCGCCCGGCGGCGATCTCCTTCAAGGCAGGCGCGACCGCGGCGCCCGGCCGAGCCGCGGCGATGGTCGCACTCGCGCACGCGTGCATCAGATAGACCATGGCGACCGATGCGTCCGCTTCGGCGAGCGTCGCCATGACGGCCGCGAAGCTCCGTGGTCCCAAGCCCGATCCGCCGACCTCCCCGGGCAGCATCAGTCCGAGCAGCCCGGCCTGGCCGAGTGCTGCGACCGCTTCGGCGGAGAAGCGGCCCTCCTTGTCGTTCTGCCGGGCTGCCGGAGCCAGCACGCGATCAGCTATGTCCTTGGCACTCGAAACCGCCGTGTCATGATTCATGACGCCCTCGGATCGCTGGAAGGCAGGATGCAACGCCTTCTCTGATGCCCGCGCTCGCGGCGTAACATGAGCATCGCACGGGGTATGACGAGCGACAAGAGGAGGGCGCGATGGACGGGCGGCGCTTCATGGCCGGCGGCATGCTGGCTCTTGCGATGGCGAGCGGCGCGCTGGTTGGTGCTGCGCGCGCCGAGGAAGCGGTCACCTTCACCGATCTCGACAGCGTGCTGAAGCAGAAGCCGCTGTTGCCCGAAGGGGCCACGGCCGACATCGTCGCAGCACAGCACGTGGGTGCCAGCGAGTTGCAGATCGTCGTGGCGCGGAAGATCGGCCTTCACACGCACGAAGACACGGTCCATCGCATCTATGTCGCGCGCGGCAAGGGCATCTTCCGCTTCGCCGGCCGATCGCGCCGGGTCAAGGTCGGGGATATCCTGACCGTGCCCAAGCATGTGGTCCATGGCTTCGAAACGGCGCCTGGCGCGGAGCCGCTCGTCCTGCTGGTGGTCGAGACGCCCGAGTGAACGGGCGGCACGCCGCGTCCCGGTCCGGTTCATCGCGCTAGGTGAGAGCGCGGAGCACGAAGTTGGAGACGACGCCACGCCCGTTCGCGCGCGCATAACGCTCCACGATGATCGCATCGAGCCCGAGGCTCCTGCCGTACTGGTGGAACGTGAAGATCAGCTGCAGCACGAGCAGGAAGAAATAGGTCCACGGCCACTCGCCGTAGGCATTGTAGAGGCCGAGCCACAGATTGAGCACCTGCAGCGCGCCAATCGCGCCCCAGAAGCGGACGAAGAGGCCGAGCAGGAGCGATACGGCGGTCAGCACCTCAAGCACGTAGACGATCGGCGCGAACAGGTAGAAGTGCGGCAGGACGATGTTATTGACGAAGTCGCCCTGCAGCGGGACCGACGCTGATTTCCCCAACGTCGTCATCCAGTAATAGAGGCCGGTCGTGGTCGGCTGGTCCGGGTGATCGGTGTAATAGGGCGGGAGCTTCCACAGCGTTTGCTGCCACCACATCGAACCGATCAGAAACCGCAAGATCCAATCGGCCAGATGGCGCGGCGTGCGCTGGCCCTCGATGGTGGCCCAGGCATAGGCCGCGATGGCGAAGCTGCCCAGGATCAACAGCCAGAACACGCCGGTCATCCAGGCCGGATCGAGCAGGAAATTCAGAACATCGGACAGCGGGTTTGGCATGGGTCTGCTCCTCCGCGAACTCAGTCTCGCGCATTTGGGCCATCGTGTCGTGCCCTTCGAGACACTTGATGGCGCTGGGGTCCAAGTGCCGAAGACCAATGACGGCGGCATAGGACCAGAAGGACGTATCCGGCATATGTCCTGATCGGTCAGAAGTGTAACGAAGTGTATGCCGCGCCCGACTGCTCGGGCGCCTAATCTCGCGCGTTGGCCGGATTTGCCCGGTCCGACCGCTCGAACGCGACCCGCGCGAAGGCTAGACCCAGGCGCAAGCCGGCTTTCAACGTCCCCATGACGGTACCCGACACCTTGGAGGCACCGCCGATGCGGCGGCGATGCGGCACCGGGATCTCGACGATGCGCAAGCCGGCCCGGGCGGCGCGCATCTGCATTTCCAGGTTCCAGCCGTAGGTCATCTCGCGCATGCGGAGCCGATCGAGCACATCCCGCCGGATCGCGCGAAAGGCGCACATGTCGGTATAAGCGACACCGTAGAGCAGCCGCGTCAGCGCGCCCGCAAGGTAGCCGGCTGCGATCTGCAAGGCATTCATGCTGCCGGGCTCCCGCTCGCCACGTGTCCGGGATCCGATGACGAAATCGTGGGTCCCCGCCAGTATCGGCGCAAGCAGCACCGGGACGACTTCCGGCCGGTCGCTGCCGTCGCCGTCGAGGAAGACAATAATGTCGCAATCGCGGGCCGCCTGTGCGCCGGCGGCGCAGGCCCGGCCATAGCCCTTCTGCCTCTCCTCGACGACGCGCGCGCCGGCAGCCCGTGCCCGCTCGACGGTGCGGTCCCGGCTGCCGCTGTCGGCGACGATGATTTCATCCACGACATCGCGCGGAACGGCGCGGATCACCTCGCCGATCGGCGCCTCCTCGTCGAGCGTCGGAATGACCACGGCGACGCGCGGACGCCGAGGCGGCGCGGCAGAGCCCGAGCTCAGCATTTGTTCCGCCGCCGGCATCACAGGCTCCAGCGCAGGCCGCAGCGCGCGCAGGCGGGTGACGGGCGGTCGCTCAGCAGCGCGCGGCGGAATTCCTGATAGCGCTCGCCATTCCAGATTTCGCGCAGGCTCTGCTGGGTGGCATCGCCGAGCGTGAAGCTTTCGTAGCCACGCATCGAGAAGGGCGCGATGCAGCAGGGCAGCGCCTTGCCGTGGGCAGTGAAATACATAAGCGTCCAGGGGCGGCGGCAGAGCGACCAGGGCTGGGTCTCGCGCTCACGCTTGAGGCTCGTGCCGGGCTCGGTGGCGCCCGAGGCGTTGAAGGTGATGCCGAGGGACTGGGCGAGCTCCTCGGCCTCGCGGATGAGCGCGCCCTCCGCCGCATCGAGGCGCTCGAACAACGCCGATTCAGGCCGCGCCAAGCCCTGGCCTTCGGGGAAATAGACGAGGCGCTGCAGATAGACCTCGCGGACGCCGATCTCGACAGCGAGCCGCACGAATGCCGGCAGCTCGGCGAGCGTCTCCTTCAGCCCCGTGAGCCAGAGCGAGACCCGCGGCGTCCGGGCCTTCAACTCGTCTTGCAGGCGGGTGAACGCGCGGACATTGCGCACGATCCGGTCGAACATGTCGCGGCCGCGCACCCGCTCGAAGGATCCGGGCTCGGCCGCGTCGAGCGAGACGCGGAGCTCGTCCAGTCCTGAATCGATGAGCGCCCTGCCCTTGCGGCTCGTGAGCAGCGTGCCGTTCGTGTTGAACAGCACGTAGGTGCCGCGGTCCTTGAGATAATGGATCATGCGCGGCAGCTCGCGCACCATCATCGGCTCGCCGACGCCATGGAGGACCACGCGCGCGATCCGCGGAAACTGATCGACGATCGCCGTGAAGAGCTCCCAGCTCATGTCGGCCGGCGGCTCGAGATCCTCAAAAGTCCGGGGACAGGTGGTGCAGAGCAGATTGCAGCGGTTCGTCGTCTCGAGATAGAGGCACACCGGCTCGAGCTCCACCACCGGACCACGGGTCTCTTCGATATGCTCGAAGTATCGCGCCGGGTTCGGCGCGCGCCCTCCGGCGGTGGTGCTATTCGCGCTCATGATTGCGCTCCGATCCAGCTTGCGCCGGTGCGCGCGCCGCGGCGTCGCCACAGTTCCAGGCAGGCGAGCGCCGCGAAGGGACAGTAGATCGCGGCTTCATAGAGCGCTCGAGTGCCTTCGGGATCGGCTCCGCCCGGCACGAAATAGAGCAGCGGACAGGCGACCGTCAGATAGAGGACCGACGGGCGGGGCGCGAAACAGAGGAACGGTACCAGCCACGCGAAGTACCAGGGATAGTGCGGCGAGAGCAGGACCATCGCGACCACGGTCAACCCGGTCGCCGAGGCGATGTAATGGTCGGCGGCCCGGTCTTTCCGGATGGCATCGATCGCGAGCGCCAGCAGAGCTGCGGCGGCAAGCGCCAGATAAGGCGTAGCGCCCAGTGTACGGAGCGATGGGGCCACGTGCTCGACCAGGCTCCACAAGAAGAAGCCGGAGCCACTCACCAGTTCCTCGCCCTTCACATAGTCGGGCAGGTAGCCCAAGACCGCGCTGCCGGCGCCGAGGAACGGCAGGTAGGCGACGATCGCCGTCACGGCGGCGGCTACGAGCAGCTTCCAGTCCCAGCGGCGATAGAGCGCCGGCAGCAGGATCGCCGGGTAGAATTTCACGAGCGCGGCGGCGGCGATAGCACCGCCCGTGAGCCAGGCCAGCCCGCGCCGCCGCGCCCAGAGGGCGAGTGCGACGAAGCACACGACGGCGGCATCGATATGGCCGCTGCCGGCGAATTCCCAGAGTGCCAGCGGATGCCACGCGTAGGCGAGGATCCGCTCGCGCGGCAGACGCAGGAGTGCCAGCAGGCGAAGCAACAGCACGACGCCTGCCAGCTCGAGACCGACCAGTGTCGCCTTCATCCCGGTGACAGAGTCGTGAAGCCGGGTGGCGATGAAATAGATGACCTCGGCGACCGGTGGATAGATCGTGGGCGCGTAGGTGCGGCGATTGATGTTGGGAAAAATCGCATCGTCCCGCAGCACCGCCAGATGCGGATCGATCGGGATGTAGCGGTAGGGATTGATGCCTGCGGCCTGGACCCGGCCATCCCAGACGTAGCGGTAGATATCGTCCGAGAGATAGGGCGGCGCCAGCAGGACGCCGGCACGCATCGCAACCGCGACCACAAGGATTGCGACAAGACCGCGGCGCGAAAATCCGCCGCGCCACGTCAAGGCGACGGCAACCAGGTAGAGCGCCCCTTGCAACAGCGCGAGGACGATGAATCCGTCTTCTGCGTCCTCATGCTGCAGCCAGAGTCCAACCCCGGTCAGGATCAGCATCAGCGCGCCGATCACGACCATGAGGGGGGCTCGCGGCGCGCCGAGTTTCATGGCGGGACGTGCCCGACCGCGCCCAGCTCGGTTCCCAGGGTATCGATCCCCAGGGCATCGATCCCCAGGGCCTCGAGACCAAGGCGCCGGCCGTACCCCGCCGCCGCAAGGCTTTGCAGATAGGCGCTCGTATCGGGGGCGGCATAGCCTGGACGAGCGCAGCCCGGGGGGCGCCGGCCGCCGAGGATCTCGCGGCAGAGCCATTCCAGCGATGCCGCATCATCGACATCGTACCAGGACGGCAGCGTCACGGTGTCGAGCGCGATGCTTTGCGCCCGCTCCATCGTCTGGCGGAACACCCGCTCCGTGCTCCAGGCGATATCCTCGAAGAGACGGCGATGCAGCCGTTTCAAGCCGATAAGGTAATAGCCGCCGTCGAAAGCGGGGCCCAGCACGACGCGATCGCCCGGTGCCTGCAACGCCCGGACGGCCTCGACCAGCACGGACGTCGGGAGCGTCGGGCTGTCGGCGTTGACGAGGCAGACACCGCCATAGCCCGCCCCGAGCAGGTCCTCGACCGCGTCAGGCAGACTGTTGGCCAGGCCGACGCTCCGCGGCGGCAGCAGCCCGATCTCCGGCGGGACGAGATCGCGGAACAGGGCCTCGGAGCCCGGTGGCGAATAGGCGATGAAGCCCGCGATCGGCACCGTCTCGGCGGCCGCCATGAAATTGGCGGCAATGTCCTTGAGAAAGCAGGCGCTGAGCGCTGCCGCTTCTGCCACGTGAAGTGGCGGGACGAGGCGGGTCTTCACTTCCCCGTTCCGCGGTGCCTTGGCCATCACGGCCAGGGCGCAGGTGTCGCGGCGCGCCTGGTCCATGGGCACCCCTGCTCCTTCTACCGCGCGCCCGCGACGAGCCGTTCCTTCTTGTTTCGCGGAGCCGTCGTGAAACGGTACAAGCCTATCCGTAGCGGCTCAAGATCATCTGCAGTGAGGCCGAACCCGTCAGGGCCGCGCCAGCCCCTTGACCCCGGTCAGGATGGCGCTCGTAAAACTCGCCGCCGTCGTGTTCGCCCCCGTGAAATCGGCCTCGGTCAGATCGGCGCCGGCGAAATCGGCATTCGACAGGTCCGCCCCGGTGAACCGGGCATGCTGTAGCTTGGCGAACTCGAAGGTGACACGCCCGAGCCCGGCGCCGTCGAAATTCGCGCCTGCGAGGTTCGCCCGCGAGAAGTCCGTGCGGATCAAGCCCATCGACTGGTTGCGCATATCCGCCGAGGCGCGCAGATGCGACAGGTTCGCACCCTGCATGTCGTCGAGGCTGAAGCGCGCGGTGACCTTCGCACCCGAGAGGTTAGCGCCGACGAAGCTCGCCGCCTCGGCCGGCTGGGTCTCGAGGCCGCGCGAGACGACCAGCGTCTCGAGCACGGCGTCCGACAGGTCGGCATGGGAAAAATCAGCGCTGATGATCCAGGCCAGGTTCAGCTTCGCGCGCATGAGCTTGGCGCCGGCGAGCTTGGCCTTGACGAATTTCGCGCCGCGCAGATCGGCATCCGAGAGATCGGCACCGGAGAGGTCGGCGCCGCTGAAATCCAGATCGTGGAGATCGAGGCCGGCCAGCGATTTGCCGGCGAGATTGGCACCCGCACCTGGCTGCGCCGCGGCCAGGATCGACTGGACGTCGGCGCGGGTGAGGTCGCCGGCGGAGGCGGCAAAGCCCGCCAGGGATAGGGACAGGAGCCAGAAGAGCGCCGTTGTCCGAAGCATTGCCTCGCCCTCCGCGCCGGTGCCGTTATTCGGCGGCCGTCTTGCCCGCGAACTGGCCGTAGGCAGCGACGGCCCGCACTAACACCCAGCACTATACATAGCACTTGGCCCGGCCCCCATATAGGCCGCCATGCCCATTGGGCAGCCGCTTCGGAGAGTGGGGCGCCGGGCGATCGCGAACACAGTGTCGCCCGGCCTCACCCGCTTGCGGTCTTGCCGCACGCCTTCCGGGCAATTACGGCTGCCAGAGCTTTCGTTTCTCTTCATCCGTCAGGCTTTGCCGTTGCAGCGGCGTCAGTCCGCCATACCCCACGACCTGGATTGCACTGTTCGTGTCGTAGCTTTGCTGCACGTTTTTCTTCCGCTGATCTCCTTTCTGCGGCTGCTGCGTTGGCGTCGCATCGCCACCGCCGTAGCCGAGGACCTCGACCGTGATGATGGAGGGCAAGTCCTGGGCGGTCGACCGGTTGCGGGTCCGGCCGGCGGCCTCCGCCGCGGTCGCGGCCGCCCCTGCGGCGTTGGACGCCGTGGTGAGCGCGCCCAGATTCGGCGCCACCGCGGTCGGGATGCCGAACGCCGTGCCCTGCACCTGGATGTTGAAGGCGTTCTCGACATGGAGTGCTGCGATCGCGAGGTCGCCCGAGACGCGGATGCCGGCCGCCCCCGCATCGACCGTGCCGCGCGGCGCAATCAGGTAGACGTTGCCGCGCGGGGCGCCGGGGATGGTCTGCAGCGTGGCGATGCCGGCGCCGGTCACCTCGGATTTCGCGTCGACCGTGAAGTAGCCGTCCGGGTCTTCCTTATACAGGGGCGGCGGAACGTCCGATGTCGTCTTGGCGCCCTCGCCGGCGTTGATGTCGCCGTTCGAGCTCCAGATCGTCATCTCGCCGCCCTGCTCGGTGAAGATGCGGCTTTGCGCCAGGAGCAGGCTCTGGTCGCTGAAGATCGAGACATTGCCCGTCTCCAGCGTGAGGATACCCTGCTGGTTCGGCCCGATGACCGTGTCGCCATTGCTGTCGACGACGTAGGGCGGTGCGGACGCGCTGCCGACCAGGATGCGGCCGCCGGGGCCGAGGATGTCGATGTTCCCGCCCTCCTGCGTCTGCACCGTGGCGCCGCGCATGTCGAAATAGCCCGTGCCGACCAGCTGATTGGCGCCGTTGGTGCCGCCCTCCAGGTTGTTCTGCGTGTAGCCGTCGCTCGCCGGGAACAGCGTGTTGATCGCCTGATAGCCACGGATGTACTGGTGGTAGTAGGGGCTCGCTGGATTGTTGTAGTCGGCGCCGACTTGGGTCAGGACCGCGAAGAACTGCCGATCGATGAAGGCCTGCTGCTGATACTGCGGCAGCGTCTCGAACAGGGTCCAGGCTTCATCGGGCGTCAGCGGCGCGATGCCACCGTTCCCGCCGCTCCGCTTGAGACTGTCCGCCGCGATCTGCTCGACATAGGCGACGAGTTGCGGCGACAGGTTCGGGATGCCCGGGATCGGCGCGGCCGCCGGATCGATGTAGGTCGCGGCGAAGCCCGTATCGTTGATGCCCTTGCCGACGCCGAACAGGATCGAGATGTGGGCGCTCTCTGCAGGCAGAGCGGCGTTATCGAGGTCGCCGATGGTCTCGATGCCGGTCGCAATCGTGCCGTTCAGGCTCGAACCGCCGGCTCCATTCTGGAAGACCAGATAGGATTGATTGGCCGAGGTGAGCGGCCCGATGTTGCGGCCCGCCTGGATGTCGAAATAGCCGGGGCCGGCCAGTTCCAGCGCCGGGGTCAGATAGTTCGCCCATCTCGGATCGGTCAGCGGCGCCGTACCCAGCACCGGATCGTAGATGTCGTGCCCGGCGACGATCCGCGTGACATCCGAGGCATAGAAA
Encoded here:
- a CDS encoding phosphate/phosphite/phosphonate ABC transporter substrate-binding protein, translated to MTRTIWVGAVAYDPKVVTIWEGMRRYFHEEARLPVEVVLFQSYEAQVGALLAEPVAPAPRIDIAWNTNLAYLQAEAWSERRCRPVAMRDTDLGWMTKIVAVAGGPVSSLADLENRTLALGSRDSGHAAILPVHFLERAGLIEGRTYRTLRFNSDLGKHGDTGASEAEVIRAVLDGSADAGAIGSPFWQALQSGRLVPEGALVEIWTSEPYNHCMFTARPDLDRSLEQRFAQALSQMSYDNPDHRAVLEAEGLKRWLVPHLDGYDALRQAAARQGFFTRN
- a CDS encoding acyl-CoA dehydrogenase family protein, coding for MNHDTAVSSAKDIADRVLAPAARQNDKEGRFSAEAVAALGQAGLLGLMLPGEVGGSGLGPRSFAAVMATLAEADASVAMVYLMHACASATIAAARPGAAVAPALKEIAAGRHLSTLAFSEAGSRSHFWAPISRARRNAAGVHLTARKSWVTSAGQAQSYVVSSLAPEGQDPTQSTLYLVPADAPGLTVAGPWDGLGLRANASAPMALEDCTVAPEHQLTEDGAGFQAMLQVVLPLFNLGSAAVALGLCRATVSGTTNHLKTARFEHLGQSLGESLPTLRAQLAAMQIETAGLAARIDGVVDHLERPRDDTMLRVLECKAAAGDAAISVTSTAMRVCGGAAFSKHMSIERLFRDAHAGAVMAPTGDVLREFIAKALLGMPLF
- a CDS encoding cupin domain-containing protein → MDGRRFMAGGMLALAMASGALVGAARAEEAVTFTDLDSVLKQKPLLPEGATADIVAAQHVGASELQIVVARKIGLHTHEDTVHRIYVARGKGIFRFAGRSRRVKVGDILTVPKHVVHGFETAPGAEPLVLLVVETPE
- a CDS encoding DoxX family protein, coding for MPNPLSDVLNFLLDPAWMTGVFWLLILGSFAIAAYAWATIEGQRTPRHLADWILRFLIGSMWWQQTLWKLPPYYTDHPDQPTTTGLYYWMTTLGKSASVPLQGDFVNNIVLPHFYLFAPIVYVLEVLTAVSLLLGLFVRFWGAIGALQVLNLWLGLYNAYGEWPWTYFFLLVLQLIFTFHQYGRSLGLDAIIVERYARANGRGVVSNFVLRALT
- a CDS encoding glycosyltransferase family 2 protein; amino-acid sequence: MPAAEQMLSSGSAAPPRRPRVAVVIPTLDEEAPIGEVIRAVPRDVVDEIIVADSGSRDRTVERARAAGARVVEERQKGYGRACAAGAQAARDCDIIVFLDGDGSDRPEVVPVLLAPILAGTHDFVIGSRTRGEREPGSMNALQIAAGYLAGALTRLLYGVAYTDMCAFRAIRRDVLDRLRMREMTYGWNLEMQMRAARAGLRIVEIPVPHRRRIGGASKVSGTVMGTLKAGLRLGLAFARVAFERSDRANPANARD
- a CDS encoding radical SAM protein, with the translated sequence MSANSTTAGGRAPNPARYFEHIEETRGPVVELEPVCLYLETTNRCNLLCTTCPRTFEDLEPPADMSWELFTAIVDQFPRIARVVLHGVGEPMMVRELPRMIHYLKDRGTYVLFNTNGTLLTSRKGRALIDSGLDELRVSLDAAEPGSFERVRGRDMFDRIVRNVRAFTRLQDELKARTPRVSLWLTGLKETLAELPAFVRLAVEIGVREVYLQRLVYFPEGQGLARPESALFERLDAAEGALIREAEELAQSLGITFNASGATEPGTSLKRERETQPWSLCRRPWTLMYFTAHGKALPCCIAPFSMRGYESFTLGDATQQSLREIWNGERYQEFRRALLSDRPSPACARCGLRWSL
- a CDS encoding glycosyltransferase 87 family protein; this encodes MVVIGALMLILTGVGLWLQHEDAEDGFIVLALLQGALYLVAVALTWRGGFSRRGLVAILVVAVAMRAGVLLAPPYLSDDIYRYVWDGRVQAAGINPYRYIPIDPHLAVLRDDAIFPNINRRTYAPTIYPPVAEVIYFIATRLHDSVTGMKATLVGLELAGVVLLLRLLALLRLPRERILAYAWHPLALWEFAGSGHIDAAVVCFVALALWARRRGLAWLTGGAIAAAALVKFYPAILLPALYRRWDWKLLVAAAVTAIVAYLPFLGAGSAVLGYLPDYVKGEELVSGSGFFLWSLVEHVAPSLRTLGATPYLALAAAALLALAIDAIRKDRAADHYIASATGLTVVAMVLLSPHYPWYFAWLVPFLCFAPRPSVLYLTVACPLLYFVPGGADPEGTRALYEAAIYCPFAALACLELWRRRGARTGASWIGAQS
- a CDS encoding TIGR04282 family arsenosugar biosynthesis glycosyltransferase; translated protein: MDQARRDTCALAVMAKAPRNGEVKTRLVPPLHVAEAAALSACFLKDIAANFMAAAETVPIAGFIAYSPPGSEALFRDLVPPEIGLLPPRSVGLANSLPDAVEDLLGAGYGGVCLVNADSPTLPTSVLVEAVRALQAPGDRVVLGPAFDGGYYLIGLKRLHRRLFEDIAWSTERVFRQTMERAQSIALDTVTLPSWYDVDDAASLEWLCREILGGRRPPGCARPGYAAPDTSAYLQSLAAAGYGRRLGLEALGIDALGIDTLGTELGAVGHVPP
- a CDS encoding pentapeptide repeat-containing protein; translated protein: MLRTTALFWLLSLSLAGFAASAGDLTRADVQSILAAAQPGAGANLAGKSLAGLDLHDLDFSGADLSGADLSDADLRGAKFVKAKLAGAKLMRAKLNLAWIISADFSHADLSDAVLETLVVSRGLETQPAEAASFVGANLSGAKVTARFSLDDMQGANLSHLRASADMRNQSMGLIRTDFSRANLAGANFDGAGLGRVTFEFAKLQHARFTGADLSNADFAGADLTEADFTGANTTAASFTSAILTGVKGLARP